The segment TCTCTTTAATTAagtctttatatatatatatatatatatatatatatatttataatgaaagAAAGGAATAcgacacacaaaaaaaaaatatatatatattatatatatttacatatttatatatgttgtatatttttattattattttatttttttttgactagccaaaatgataatatatatatatatttatgccaTAGTGCCCTATCCGATCAGACTAAAATtcctcattttttaattgcgAATTCCAAATAAGAGGGGTGTCGTTAgatattttaatttcattCTGAATAATTTCATTAGATGAACTGATTAACGAATCGAAGcttaaatattcataatttaaGTTATATTTAAGTCCCTCTGTTTTTACTTTACATTTTCCTCCAATTGGTAAGAGAGCACATCCTTTTTGGAAAGCATTTAAATTTATCTGTATAACAtgatttcctttttttaatagaaatatgaaattattttcacctattaaataaatattattgatTGTTTGTACGTTTTTATACAGAGAAGATATATTTGCACATGTTTGATCAAATCTATTTCCTGTAGCTCCTAGTACAAGAATTTTATcgttttcataaatatatggttttattttttcaatacATTTATCTAAGTCTGTATTTTCTTGATTTTGacatttttcaaataaaactcctttatttttataatgtttatatacATGTGGGTATATACTATCAAAATCTCCACAAATAAAATCTGGTAATATTTCTACAGAATAATCTCTAttctcttttcttttttttgtatctACATTTATTGTTAATTTAtggttattattaaataaatcatataattgTTTACTCGTAACATTTTTGTCATTGGTATGTTGTATAATGGGGTTTGATATATCTTGTTTTCCCCTTTTCttcatttcttcttttttataatcattctTATTTAGTTCCATACCTTGTACAAAGGATCTATTATTGTTTATACAGTAGTTACTTACATGTTGTTCATTCATAGTGCAACATAAATCATATAAGCGATTAGCTCCACCATCTGcacatattaaaatatttgaattctttataatttcatAGGAATGTGAAcataatgtattatttaaaataatagtaattaatttataattgtaAATATCTGTACAAACATTTGGGTTAGTATTATCAACAGAAGtggatatttttatatcttgtgccttatccttattattatttgaaaaaatatatttcataaaatcAAGATTATGATAATGAGGAAAatcatctttttcttttatagtTGAATAATGATGTTTATGATTTTTTGTCATTCTTTCTTTATTACCACATGATACTTTGGGGCCTTTTTTAaagtatgaaaaatatttcaaagaaatcattttaaatatatatgggtacttttttttcattttaaaaaataaaatattattgaagtaaaatatgaaaataaatgtgTATATGTCGTGTCATAGgaacattataaatatgaatgagccactagaaaaaaaaaaaaaaaaaaaaaaaaaaaaaaaatatacatatatatatatacacatatagtattctaaaattttataagtgGATGAtctaacatatataatatatatacttttagaTCTTCATTTTatcaaatattatgaatattattccttaattttaaatttaacaAATGTGAATTAAACAAAATTTCCGTTCAACCATAAatgagaaaagaaaaaaatgtgttgtaatttttattttcttatatatactGCTCATAAATTTGTAtgcatgtatatatatatatatatatatatattcatatttatatttatatttatttatttgtttaaggGTCTAGTAGTTTGTTTGCACAAaactaaatatttataacattattttttttatcttaatacatatacaattactatgtaattataaagaaataatacaaataatgattaatttttaatgttccaaaaaaaaataatggctttaaaatatacatatatagcAAAGGCttatacaaacatataaatatatataaatatatatatatatatatatatatatatatatatatatatatatatatatttatatttatatttatttatttatttattgaagGTTAAAAATACATGATGGATTTAAGAGTAAAAGTTGTATTACCCATTTTAtggaaattataaatatacatttcgtatgaacattttaaaaaagaaaattgttGAAAAACCTATTTGAGACTATGggctaatatattattaaacctatttattttgtttattcattctttatgttattatcatttttttctttttttttttttaaaattgaacaaaataatattatatgtgtaaaaatgtataatatatatatgtatatatattcatatccTTTATGGggaatataaagaaaaaaatatacaaaaatatatgaagcacaaaataatagaataaaaaaaaaaaaaaaaaaaaaaaagatcaaTTTATTAAGAAAATCCTAGCATTGATAAATCATAATGTAAATTATAAGACTGACAATGAAAATGtgtgcattttttttttttctttttcttcttttttttgttatttaaaattttccctttattattttctattgaaaaaaaaataaacttaaaaaatatgaatttttctttttttctttttttctttttttctttttttctttttttctttttttctttttttctttttttcttcttttgttctttttttttttttctttttctatatatcttaaaatattgattttcatattaatgaaaagaatgaattcccataaaaaaataatttttttttttttttaaatatatttacactgttattatatataaataaaaaaaaatataaatatatatatatatatatataatataaataatattatattttttaccaatatatttttattttatatattttaatacttttatatatacataaatattgatgtactcatttaatatattatgtgtgCAGAgtttataagatatatatataaatatatatatatatatatatatatatatatatatttagatttatatttagatttatatttataaaaaaaaaaaatatatatatatatatacttttatatgGCTTGAAAGGATAAaccaaaaaagaaaaataattttggaatttataaataaaagaaagaaaaagaaaaatatatataaaaaaaacatatatatttttattttatttatataatattacattttataaattaaaaaagagctcttattttattaatttagaaaaaaaacaaaaaaaaaggcataaaaaatattacctTTTTGGGATTTGCttaaagtttttttttttttttttttttttttttttctttgtattTGTGTACATTAGCGTGTAGCTAAtaagtaaataataaaattagcTCTTTgacataatttataaaataaaaacatatatatatatatatatatattatatatttttatatatatatatatatatttataatatatataatataatatatattatttatgatcCCTCTATGTATCGATAAAATGTAtgttatgtttttatatatcttcaATAAGtcaatgtatataaaaatatatgaacaaatatatatatatataataaaaaatatatatataatataatatattaagtaaatacatacaacatttataagaatatacttttttttctttttttttgtaatatttttttctttagcgttcttattttatatatatataaataaatatataattatatataatatgtatgtacCTAATTATTTCCAaagaaaacaataatatattttttctatatgtataatacataaataaataaataaataaataaataaatatatatatatatatatatatatatatatatatatatattataattatatttttttgtggacataattttttcttttcttttttcacaAATTCAATtaaagtaaataaaaaatatattatacatatgtttattttagtaaatacttttttatttatttattttttacagtggacataaataataattacctaagggtatataatatacaaatattaacttacgttaatattatataaatatatatatatatatatatatatttttttttttttttttcacattgTTATTTATCACTTAGTCTTATTCgacttaaaaaattatacattgaatgtgatatatatatgtaaatatttatttatatattttttttttattttttatgcgaacgtatttattaatttatatatatataatgctaagcattatctatttttttaattaacatataaaatatatatat is part of the Plasmodium falciparum 3D7 genome assembly, chromosome: 9 genome and harbors:
- a CDS encoding thiamine pyrophosphokinase; translated protein: MKKKYPYIFKMISLKYFSYFKKGPKVSCGNKERMTKNHKHHYSTIKEKDDFPHYHNLDFMKYIFSNNNKDKAQDIKISTSVDNTNPNVCTDIYNYKLITIILNNTLCSHSYEIIKNSNILICADGGANRLYDLCCTMNEQHVSNYCINNNRSFVQGMELNKNDYKKEEMKKRGKQDISNPIIQHTNDKNVTSKQLYDLFNNNHKLTINVDTKKRKENRDYSVEILPDFICGDFDSIYPHVYKHYKNKGVLFEKCQNQENTDLDKCIEKIKPYIYENDKILVLGATGNRFDQTCANISSLYKNVQTINNIYLIGENNFIFLLKKGNHVIQINLNAFQKGCALLPIGGKCKVKTEGLKYNLNYEYLSFDSLISSSNEIIQNEIKISNDTPLIWNSQLKNEEF